The genomic interval AGCTCCGAGGACAGCTGCTTTCGCTTAGTCTTATAGCGTCTGTTCTGGAACCATATCTTCACTTGGGTCTCCGTGAGCTTGAGGTTCTTGGCCAGGTGGGCCCGTTCAGGGGCCGACAGGTACTTCTGATGGCTGAACTTCCTCTCCAACTCGATCACCTGAGTGTGGGAGAAGGCAGCTCGGGAGCGCTTCTGCGGCTGCTTAGGGGTTTGGGGAAGCCTTGGAAGGGCGCCTGAAGTGTTTTCACAGTCCAACAGATAAGACCCCAAGTGCCTTTCTGGAAAAGAGAGTGGGGAAGGAGGGATGGGAAGACAAAAGTTACATGTTAGCAGGGAAGAGAACAGAATTCAATCCACCCTTATCTCTTTAGTGAGTGAACAAACAGCCCACTGTCATCGTGGATACATTTCACTTTTTTCACATGACTAAGGAGCTCTCCGGAGTGAAGAGTGAGTAAATATGTTTATTACGCATTCATTTTCTAAGAATCATCAAGAACCCAAAGTTAGAGGCGTTTCGTGGTTGAACTTTCTCCCTGCTGTCTAGTAGAATTAGATGGGGATTCTGGATCTGTGTGCTGAGGAGAGgcgggagagggaggcagggaaaatGCCGTGGAACAAGATATCCGAGAAGGCCAGACCAAAAGACATCCGGTGTTAGGATCCAGGTGGGCAAGAGAGGGCTTGTGCCACTGGAGACGCAGAGGCAGGCTCATTCTGGGCTTTAATTCCCTCTTCGCTAAACGAGGCGTTCGGTCGCCTCATCAGAAGTgacaggaaagaaaataagtgGACTCTCTCTCCTGGACACCGGAGGGAACCCCAAATGTACCGCTTTACTGCCCACGGGATTGGGAAGCACAAGGAGGCTTTGCTGGTCAACCCCTGCTTTGTCACTGTTAATAAGTTATTATTAGTTCTCATAACTACCCGGGGGCTGGCGCCGATCGCGGGTGGCGCGGGGCGGGATCCGCTCCTGGGACGGTGGAGGGCGGTGGCGCTGCGGTCGCGCCGGCTTCTGAGCCCCGGGGAGCGGAGGGCACGGAGCCGGGCGAGTCCTGCGGTGTCAGAATCCTGCGCCGCCCTGACGCTGGGGCTCAGGGTTCATTCCGGGGGCGCGCGCGTGGCTGCGGAGGCGGGAAGGTCCCTCTGCCTGTCGCCGCGGAGCCCCGCGTCTCTGCACCCCGAGCTCTGGGGGGTCCGCCTTGGGCTGCACCCCTTCCCCGGCCTCGCCGCTTACCTGGCTCGGTCTCTGCCAGCGTCTCGGCCTCCTCCGGCGCGGCGCGGGGCCCAGTGCTCAGCTGGTCGTTCTGCGCCCCGGCGCGGCTGCGTCCTccctctggctctggctctggctccgGCTCCGGGTCGCGCTGTCTCTGGCTGCTCGTGCGGCCGCCTTGCCGCTGCGCGCCGTCCCGCAGGATGTCCTGGATGAGGAAGGACGTGAGCGGCTTGGACGGGGTCGGCGGCGGGGCCCCCTCCGCTTTCGCCTCCCCGGGCCGCGGCTCCGGAACCCTGAGCATCCCGGCGGCCCCGCTTTGGCCCGACTGCACCCGCCCGGCCCGCACCGCTTTCACTTTCCGCCTCCCGGCTCGCTTATAGCCCAGCGGAGCGGGCCGCGCCGCCCTCCCATTGGCCGCGGGACGGGCCGCGCCGCGGATTGGCCGCCCTGAGCCCCAGGTGACCCCGCCGATCTGCGAGCCCTGAGCACTGCCCCTCTCCGCTCCTCCCTAGGGGATTCCTTCCCCagttccctctccttccccaattccctctccttccccaatttcctctccttctccaGCTCTCCTCCCTCCGCTGAGCCGTTTTCCCAGGCCAGGAGCGCACCCGAAAGCGGGGCTCCTCTGCCCCAACCCACCCGCAACAGAGAGAAGCTCCTGGGGATGGGATGATCAAGACAAACAGTCCAGTTAGCTCTTCAGGACCGTCAGAGCCAATTACAGGGGATGAGCACGCAGTCACTGCAGCCGCGCGGTACCGTGAGAGTTCtgggtgctctctctctctgggggAGATGGTGCAAACTCAGATCTGCAATATCTACGATCTCAAAGAGGCATGACAAGTAGGTGCAGCCAGACCCCAGGCTGAAAGAAGGAAAACACCTTTGCCAAAGCCTTTTCCCGTTGCAGAAGTGGTTTTCTTTGGTGGTTCCTTTATCCGCAATAACCTGTTAACTTTCCTTCCTCCCCAGACACATGACATACCATCGTTTTGAAAAGTTTCCAGACGGATGGAAGGCGTTTTAGGCCAGGACACATGCaaaaactgcatttaaaaaaGCAGTTCAAAAGAACATCAGCATACTCTTTTTCCAGATTACCAACTGTTAACATTTAACCCATTGGCTAAACAATGGGTTAGCCAAATTGGTCCAACCGGTACTGTGACTGGACTGGACGGTACCGTGACAACAGACGAAAGTGGAACAGAGATGATGGaagtattttctttccttgtcttttctcttcttttttttacggacagggtctccctctgccgcccaggctggagtgcagtgatgccatcataactcactgcagcctcgatttcctggattcaagtgatcctcctgccttggcctctcaaagtgctaggactacaggcatgagtctcaGCGTCAGGTCGATGATGGAAGTATTGAATTAATGTTAAATTTACTGAAATTGCACACTGTACTGTCAGTGTACAAGAGAATATTTTTAGGAAATAAACACGGAAGTAAGTAGGAGCAAAGGCACAAGATTTATGAAACTTACATCAAATGGTTCTGAAACAAGGATGCAGATTGATAGATCCCACGCCATAAAGCCAATGGGTTAAATGGTAACAGTTGGTAATCTGGAAAAAGGGTAGGCTGAAGTTTTTTagaaccattttttaaatgcaacttTTTTGTCTGTCCTGGTCTAAGACGCCTTCCATTCGACTGGCAACTTTTCAAAAGGATGGTATGTTATGTGTCTCTGGAGGAAGGAAAGTTAATAGGTTATTGCTGATAAAGCGACCGCCAAAGAAAACTACCTGTGCAACGGGAAAGACTTTGGCAAAGCTGGTTTTCTTCTCTCATCTTTTCAAAGTCTCTTTATATTAGAACattctttaatgttttcttttgaatcattgtagattcacaggaagttgcaaaaataataccTCCAGTGTCCTCCAATGACATCTTATACAACTGTAGGACAATGTAGAAAACAGGAAATTTACGTTGGGACATTTACAGTTAACTAGACTACAgacgttatttatttatttatttagagatagggtcttgctctgttgcccaggctggagtgcagtggagagatcatggctcactgcaacttcaacctcctgggctcaggagattctcccacctcagcctcctgaatagctgggactacaggtgtgtgccaccctgcccagttaatttttgtagtttttgtaaagataaggtttcaccctgttgcccaggctggtctcaaagccctgggctcaaacaatccttccgcctccacctcccaaagtgctgagactacaggtgcgagccactgtgccgggccttattgtggtttaaatttttaatttgcatttcacaaATGCCTAGGGATGTTGAATACCTTGTCATGTGCTTGTTTGCCAACCATATTtcctctttggtgaaatatctgttcaagccTTTTGCTCATATTAtaattgaatttttctttcttttattttttaaccattgAGTTAtgatagttctttatatattgctGTTTTTAAGTCTTTGTTTGGtaggtgatttgcaaatattatctcccagtctgtagcttgtgtTTCCATCCCTCTAACAGGATCTTCAACAGAACAAaagattttaatttcattgaagatcaatttatgaatttttgaattttacaGAATGTGATTTTGATGTCCTGCCTAAGAACTCTTTGTTTAGTCCTAATACTGAAGATTTGCTCTTATGTTATCTTCTAAAAGTTTTGTACTTTACTCTTAAATCCATGATTCCttcagaattaatttttgtatatagtgtgaggTTTAGATTGAGATGGCctccttttatttctaaaattgagAGTTGGGTATGAATTATTTAATAACAAGTGCTgccatttggaaaatataaagtcctattctttttttttttttttttttttttgagacggagtctcgctctgtcgcccaggctggagtgcagtggtgcaatctcggctcactgcaagctccgcctcccgggttcacgccattctcctgcctcagcctcccgagtagctgggactacaggcgcccgccactgcgcccggctaattttttgtatttttagtagagatggggtttcaccgtggtctcgatctcctgacctcgtgatccgcccacctcggcctcccaaagtgctgggattacaggcgtgagccaccgcgcccggcctagagtcCTATTCTTATgacaaaataaattccagacagCTCAAAGATGTAAAACACGAATGAGCacgtgaaaaaaatattttaactacaCTTCATCAGTgaaggaatgcaaatcaaaatcacattgAGACAAGCCTTTTCCACCTTTCAGAttgacaaaagttaaaaaaaatggatAATGTCCAGTGTAAGTGAGAGTGTGGAGGAACAGCTGCTCTCATACAGCCATGCACTGCATCATGACGTTTGATCAGTGACAGACAGCATATATGACGGTGGTTCCATCAGGTTatgatactgtatttttactgtacctttttatgtttagatatgtttacatGCACAAATTCTTACCATTGTATTACctttgcctacagtattcagtacagtaacatgctgtacatgtttgtagcctaggagcaatagggcataccatgtagcctaggtgtgtagtagactacatccatctaagtttgtgtaagtagctctatgatgtttgcacagcaatgaaattgcctaacatTGCATCTCTCAGAACATATTCTTGTCCCTAAGGATGCATGACTGTTTTTGGATGACAACTTGGGaatatttgtcaaaattaaaaCTGAGCATATCCTTTGACACAGCTATTCTGTGTTTGGCAATGTGCCCTAGAAGTGCACAAATACACAATGTATTGACTTGGGAACATATCTTCAATTTGGTCAGAGACTGGTTCAAGCTGCAAAGCATGCTATAGATGAAAGCCATTGTATAAAACAGCACTATAAGTTACCTATataatgtttttcatttgaaCACTTTAACATACAGAATACATCAGGAACAAGATTTATAcataagtattctttttttccatAGAGTAGTTACCTCTGCTCAGTGAGGTGGAGACAGTAGGTTGGGAGAGGGACAGGAGGATAGTGGAACAGGGTGTATTTCCTTGTACtcattgataattttaaaaaatgaaaaatatcaagtTGGAGCTGAGCCTGGACTGCCCTCCTCCACCGCGTCCTCCTCAGGCCTGTGAGTGGGGCCACAGCTCGTGGTTCTCGGCCTCACCTCACTGCATCTTTTCTCCCCTTGTGCTTTGTATTTGGGGGTGTGGATGGCTCATCTTCTTTATGAGACTATGAGCTTGCTGAGAAGGGACTGTATCCTCCTCATATTTGTACCATCTCTAAAGTCTGGCTTAGTTCTCGGCATACAGAAGGCGCTCCATAAGTGCTTGCTGGCTCAATGTCCAGCTCCAGTTGTTATGACACATCTCACTGGCTAGCAGAATTATCCATAAGGGGCCAAAGGACCCCCAGGCAAATCACAGTGGAAGGCTCATCCTCCTCCCCTTGCTGTGTTTATGCAATTTAAACCAGGTGAAAATGTGCAAGGCAATCTGGAGACACTCAGGGGCTGCGGCCCAGAACAATGCCCCCTTCCAGCGATGGCCAACCCCTAGTCCCCAGATTCTGTGAATATGCTATGTAAATAGACAGCGAAAGTTAATGCTGCAGATGGAATTAGGTTTGCTGGTCAGCTGATCTTGAGATGGGAAGGTTATTCTGGATTATCGAAATGGGCCTGTTGTGTCACAGGGGTCTTTATCAGTACAAGTATGAGGCCAGAGAATCAGAGTCAGACAAGATATGACAACTGAAGCAAGGCTAGAAAGAGTCAACTGTGGGAAAGACTCAACTGGCCCTTGCTGGCTTTGAGGGTGCAAGGAGGCCAGGAGCCAACTGATGCAGGCagcagggaaagaaaagaagtggattctctcctagagccACCAGAAGGAACACAACCCTGATGACAGCTTGATATTAGCCCAATAGGCCAGTGTGGGcttctgatctccagaactaCAGCATAATAAAtgtgcattgttttaagccactaacttTGTGGTAATTTGCCACAGCAGCACTAAGAAACTAATATGGGGCACTAGTAAAAGAGCAGTAGTGATGAAGGAGGCCCTACCAGCTTGACCTTGACTGCAGATGTGAACTTTGgatccttttttccttttaagttatAAATATCTCTTTAGACCCATGATCCCATCCCTTCattaaaactgtgtgtgtgtgtgtgtgtgtgtgtgtgtgtgtgtgtgtgtgtctgtattttcTTCTGGTCTTTGGCCATCTTCAATGGtaagataaatataattttgtatccttttttcctcccaaattcatattaCACATAAACATTTTTACATTGCTCCATTACATGTTTTAGAAACCATCTAAGAGCTAGGAGGGACCTCAGGATTATCTAAGAAAATGTCTTGCTTTTCTAGGAAGGAGCCTTAAGTTTACAGAGATGACAAGAACTATAACAAAGTTGAGTCCCTAAACCTCTAGGCTCATGGATGTCTCCACTGCATCACCCTCCATCCTTCCACCCACCCCACCTGCCTCCACTGCTACCCTCCAGGGTAGGAAGTACAACCAGAGCCCATAGAATTGGCCCCTATATATGTGTTTGAAAATGTATCTGGGGTTTGTTTTAATCAGGTATGGTAAGACACACAGACCCAGAAGTGACTAACATGAAGGAAGaaggtgttatttatttatttatttatttatttatttatttatttattttgagacagagctttactcttgttgcccagtctggagtgcaatggagcaatcttggctcactgcaaccttcacctcccaggttcaagcgattctcttgcctcagcctcctgagtagctgagattacaggcacatgccaccccacctagctaatttttttgtatttttagttccccatgctggccaggctggtctccaactcctgacctcaaataatccgtctgcctcggcctccctaagtgctgagattacaggcatgagccaccgcacccagcctggaagaAAGGTTTATACTCACATACCCTAGAAGCAGGGGCACAGACTTCAGGGCCACTCAGGGAAACGCCAGGGTCAGTTGGGACATAGAGGGGACTTTATGGTggttttaatggaaaggaatgggttaGGCGAGCAGACAGCTACACAGATTTAGGATTGGATAGTTAGTCACAATCCTCAGCTTCcctgtcctccctccccttccttatTGACATTCTCCCCTGCCTCTCCCGACTGGTTTGTCACTGTTCCCACTCGTGTTATGCTCAGTTCTATCAGTCCTAGGCCTTTTTGCAAGCTGCATGTACATTTCCTGTCTCTTGTTTATATTCACTGGTTCAATTTCCACCCAAAAGGCTTTGTAGCCCTCTCCAGCCTTCATTGATGGCTCTGTGGCTCATTTGGGCACATAATCTTATATTGCTTTAGAGTATTTAATCTTTTGATGCTCACCAGTTGTCtcagtctgtttgtgctgctgtaacaaaataccatagactaggtaatTGATCAagagcagacatttattttctcacagttctggaggctgtgaagtccaagatgaaggtgccagcaggttcggttgtctggtgagggctgctctctgcttccaaggtggTTCTTTATGTTGAAGGCTCCAGAGGggaggaatgctgtgtcctcacatggcaagaGTCTGAACCCTTTGTAAAGCCACTTTCATAAGAgccttaatcccattcatgaggg from Gorilla gorilla gorilla isolate KB3781 chromosome 7, NHGRI_mGorGor1-v2.1_pri, whole genome shotgun sequence carries:
- the NKX3-1 gene encoding homeobox protein Nkx-3.1, translated to MLRVPEPRPGEAKAEGAPPPTPSKPLTSFLIQDILRDGAQRQGGRTSSQRQRDPEPEPEPEPEGGRSRAGAQNDQLSTGPRAAPEEAETLAETEPERHLGSYLLDCENTSGALPRLPQTPKQPQKRSRAAFSHTQVIELERKFSHQKYLSAPERAHLAKNLKLTETQVKIWFQNRRYKTKRKQLSSELGDLEKHSSLPALKEEAFSRASLVSVYNSYPYYPYLYCVGSWSPAFW